One genomic window of Prochlorococcus marinus str. NATL2A includes the following:
- a CDS encoding cysteine desulfurase family protein: MNDIYLDASATTPPHLDVITKLKDIQFECWGNPSSIHKVGVIAREILERSRLSIANKLKASSDELFFTSGATESNYLALKAVSNNLDRGRIVISSVEHPSINLIANQLRNEGWDIKYWPVDSYGIIDLDLLEEVLSPPTKLVSIIWGQSVIGSIQPINLIGMECKKRNILFHTDATQVLPCGLIDWSNLNVDMLSASAHKLQGPKGIGLLMLRKGIQDLLMKNPSYGFKNGSIRSGTESVPLIAGFSTAIDLLNEYIEVKDNQTLFPVNNVSKMTSLLKRKLINNKHLTFIGPDKERLPNNLSFLCHTEAMIPIKGREIVRLLSKHGVYISSGSACSSSSQGPNPILVAINVDKTFQESGLRITIGPWISNDDITSVSNIIFESLKSLELKKQ, encoded by the coding sequence ATGAATGATATTTATCTCGATGCATCAGCGACTACTCCTCCTCATTTAGATGTTATTACTAAATTAAAGGATATTCAATTTGAATGCTGGGGTAATCCATCAAGTATTCATAAAGTTGGGGTTATCGCAAGAGAGATTTTAGAAAGATCAAGATTATCAATAGCAAATAAATTGAAAGCGTCTTCTGACGAATTATTTTTTACATCTGGAGCAACTGAATCAAATTATCTAGCTCTAAAAGCTGTATCTAATAATCTTGATAGAGGAAGAATTGTCATTTCTAGCGTTGAACACCCCTCGATTAACCTAATAGCTAATCAATTGCGTAATGAAGGCTGGGATATTAAATACTGGCCTGTGGATAGTTATGGAATTATTGACCTAGATTTATTAGAGGAGGTGTTATCTCCTCCGACAAAATTGGTTTCAATAATCTGGGGACAAAGTGTGATTGGCTCCATTCAGCCCATAAATCTCATAGGTATGGAATGTAAGAAACGAAATATTCTTTTCCATACAGATGCAACACAGGTCCTCCCTTGTGGCCTTATTGATTGGAGTAATTTAAATGTCGATATGCTTAGCGCCTCTGCTCATAAGCTTCAAGGCCCTAAGGGTATTGGTTTATTGATGTTGCGAAAGGGTATTCAAGATTTATTAATGAAGAATCCTTCATATGGATTTAAAAATGGCTCTATAAGATCTGGTACTGAGTCTGTTCCCCTTATTGCAGGTTTTTCGACAGCGATTGACTTACTCAATGAATATATAGAGGTTAAAGATAATCAAACTTTATTTCCTGTTAATAATGTTTCAAAAATGACTTCTCTTTTAAAAAGAAAGCTAATTAATAATAAACATCTTACGTTTATCGGACCAGACAAGGAACGACTGCCCAATAATCTTTCATTTCTCTGTCATACAGAAGCAATGATTCCGATTAAAGGTAGAGAAATTGTTCGATTATTGTCAAAACATGGAGTTTATATAAGTAGCGGTAGTGCTTGCTCTTCATCTAGTCAAGGACCAAATCCAATACTTGTAGCAATTAATGTCGATAAAACATTTCAAGAATCTGGATTAAGAATTACTATTGGTCCATGGATTTCAAATGATGATATTACCTCAGTCTCAAATATAATATTCGAATCATTGAAATCTTTAGAACTCAAAAAACAATGA